A genomic region of Leptolyngbya sp. NIES-2104 contains the following coding sequences:
- a CDS encoding DinB family protein has translation MTSTQYYTTLAKYNHWMNQKIYTICAEIPNAKRNENLGAFFKSIDGTLNHILVADRIWLGRFTQKPFVSKLNDALYSDFDELRRERDRTDQDILNWSQQFTSEWLEASFTYTTITTPTKHVTRSAWLLVTHFFNHQTHHRGQLTTLLNQLGYDPGITDLPYMPTL, from the coding sequence ATGACCAGCACACAATATTACACAACGCTAGCAAAGTATAATCACTGGATGAATCAGAAGATTTATACAATCTGTGCTGAGATTCCAAATGCAAAACGTAATGAAAACTTAGGTGCGTTCTTTAAATCGATCGATGGAACGCTCAATCATATTCTGGTAGCAGATCGGATATGGCTCGGTCGTTTCACTCAGAAGCCTTTTGTCTCAAAGCTCAATGACGCTTTGTACTCTGACTTTGACGAATTGCGACGAGAACGCGATCGTACTGACCAAGATATTCTCAACTGGTCACAGCAATTTACATCCGAATGGCTTGAAGCTTCATTTACCTACACAACAATTACAACTCCGACGAAACACGTTACTCGCTCTGCATGGTTGTTAGTGACACATTTTTTCAATCATCAAACCCATCACCGAGGGCAGCTAACGACCTTATTAAATCAACTCGGCTATGATCCGGGAATTACTGATCTTCCGTATATGCCAACATTATGA
- a CDS encoding PLP-dependent aminotransferase family protein, giving the protein MENCDASTLYEQVANRIRTLIEEGTLRSGDRLPSVRKLHRQFSVSISTVLEAYRLLEDQGWIGARPQSGYYVKPLQNRAEPSSCTSLRYDNPVDVSLAFRVMRDPRSLGLGHAIPGLELLPIASLNRIANRIVREQPTALHSYNAPQGSEILRHEVARRSIESGCTFSPDDLIITNGATEAINLALRAVTQPGDIIAIESPTYYGFLEILESQHLKALEIPTEPKDGIVLEHLEFALKHQKIAACLIVSNFSNPLGSCMSDRKKQQLVNLLNQYDVPLIEDDVYGELYFSNVRPKAIKAFDTDDRVLYCASVSKTLSPGLRVGWCAAGRYHVKVERLKMAMNWTTAIVPQLTVAEFLSNGGCDRHLRQIRRSYQTQMLRMMQAIFAEFPIETRVTQPNGGQVLWLELPIEFDAMALYDTALQHQITVAPGMMFSPSGAYRNCLRLNCGLPWSTGIETAMKMLGKLCKEQLA; this is encoded by the coding sequence ATGGAGAATTGTGATGCTTCGACGCTTTATGAACAAGTTGCCAATCGCATTCGCACCCTGATTGAGGAAGGAACACTAAGGTCAGGCGATCGTTTACCGTCCGTCCGCAAACTGCATCGACAATTCTCAGTCAGCATTTCAACTGTTCTAGAAGCCTACCGATTATTAGAAGATCAGGGCTGGATTGGAGCACGTCCGCAATCGGGCTATTATGTCAAACCGTTGCAGAATCGAGCAGAACCGAGTTCCTGCACCTCACTGAGGTATGACAATCCCGTGGATGTCTCTTTGGCGTTTCGAGTCATGCGCGATCCGAGAAGTTTGGGATTAGGTCATGCGATTCCAGGATTGGAACTTTTACCGATCGCTTCTCTCAATCGCATCGCCAATCGAATTGTTCGAGAACAACCAACTGCTCTACATTCTTACAATGCACCACAAGGATCAGAAATATTACGGCATGAAGTGGCACGTCGATCGATCGAATCGGGCTGTACGTTCTCACCCGATGACTTAATCATCACTAATGGTGCAACCGAGGCGATCAATTTAGCGCTGCGGGCGGTGACTCAACCTGGAGATATTATTGCGATCGAGTCCCCAACCTACTACGGCTTTCTCGAAATTCTGGAATCACAGCATTTGAAGGCGTTAGAGATTCCCACTGAGCCGAAAGACGGCATTGTGTTAGAGCATTTAGAATTCGCGCTGAAGCATCAGAAAATTGCAGCTTGTTTGATTGTCTCCAACTTTAGTAATCCGCTGGGAAGCTGTATGAGCGATCGTAAAAAACAGCAGCTTGTGAATTTACTCAATCAATACGATGTGCCTTTAATTGAAGACGATGTTTACGGAGAACTCTATTTCTCGAATGTGCGCCCCAAAGCGATTAAAGCGTTTGACACGGACGATCGCGTCTTGTACTGTGCATCGGTGAGTAAAACGCTCTCACCTGGATTGCGTGTAGGTTGGTGTGCCGCAGGGCGATATCACGTTAAAGTTGAACGATTGAAAATGGCGATGAATTGGACAACTGCTATCGTGCCTCAGTTAACGGTTGCCGAATTCTTATCGAATGGCGGATGCGATCGACATCTGCGGCAAATCCGGCGATCGTATCAAACTCAAATGCTGAGAATGATGCAAGCGATCTTTGCAGAATTCCCGATCGAAACGCGAGTGACTCAACCGAATGGCGGTCAAGTTTTATGGTTAGAGTTACCGATCGAGTTCGATGCAATGGCACTCTATGACACTGCGTTACAGCATCAAATTACGGTTGCTCCAGGAATGATGTTTTCCCCATCTGGAGCGTATCGCAACTGTTTACGGTTAAATTGTGGCTTACCTTGGTCAACAGGAATCGAAACTGCAATGAAAATGCTAGGAAAACTCTGTAAAGAACAGTTAGCCTAG
- the hpsU gene encoding hormogonium polysaccharide biosynthesis acetyltransferase HpsU: MTQIRPSIDLNAPPLVDLRNYDQSWYDRGRPGWYVLLWWLVQAIVFPITPQTLNSVRCSILRLFGAKIGEDVLIRPTARFTYPWKVEIGDHSWIGDNVVFYSLDRISVGDHCVISQKSYLCTGSHDLSDRAFGLETSSIEIGHGAWIASDCFIAPGVQIGSNAVIGARSTVLKSMPAQFVCWGSPCRSHYFREMN, encoded by the coding sequence ATGACGCAAATCAGACCTTCGATCGACTTAAACGCGCCACCGCTCGTCGATCTTCGTAACTATGATCAGTCCTGGTACGATCGCGGTCGTCCAGGCTGGTATGTGCTGCTCTGGTGGCTGGTGCAAGCGATCGTATTTCCGATCACGCCTCAAACGCTTAATTCGGTTCGCTGCTCGATTTTGCGATTATTTGGAGCCAAGATTGGCGAAGATGTTCTAATTCGTCCAACGGCGCGATTTACTTATCCGTGGAAAGTTGAGATTGGCGATCACAGTTGGATTGGCGATAATGTTGTCTTTTACAGTCTCGATCGCATTTCCGTTGGCGATCATTGTGTGATTTCTCAAAAAAGCTACCTTTGCACTGGGAGTCATGATCTTAGCGATCGAGCATTTGGACTCGAAACCAGTTCAATCGAAATCGGTCACGGTGCTTGGATTGCCTCAGATTGCTTTATTGCTCCGGGAGTTCAAATCGGTTCAAATGCCGTGATTGGTGCTCGAAGTACGGTGTTGAAATCAATGCCTGCTCAATTTGTCTGTTGGGGATCACCTTGTCGATCGCACTATTTCCGAGAAATGAATTAG
- a CDS encoding glycosyltransferase family 2 protein, with the protein MTVSKLPVSVLIPARNEEANLPACLESVARANEVFVVDSQSSDRSVEIAESYGATVVQFHFNGRWPKKKNWSLENLPFRNEWVLIVDCDERITPELWDEIETAIQNSEFEGYYLNRRVFFLGQWIRYGGKYPDWNLRLFKHKQGRYENLSTEAIRNTGDNEVHEHVVMSGKVGYLKNDMLHIDFKDLYHWLERHNRYSNWEAQVYLNLLTGKGDHGTIGADLFGDSVQRKRFLKRIWVRLPFKPTLRFLLAYVFRLGFLDGRAGYIYARLLSQYEFQIGVKLYELQQFGGTLNTPKPMTPQAIVQPES; encoded by the coding sequence ATGACTGTCTCCAAACTCCCGGTTTCGGTTCTCATTCCTGCCCGCAATGAAGAAGCGAACTTGCCTGCTTGTCTTGAGAGTGTTGCAAGAGCCAATGAAGTCTTCGTCGTGGATTCGCAGAGTAGCGATCGCTCAGTTGAAATTGCAGAAAGCTACGGGGCAACGGTAGTTCAGTTTCACTTCAATGGGCGATGGCCCAAAAAGAAGAATTGGTCACTGGAAAATTTACCGTTTCGGAATGAATGGGTGCTGATTGTTGATTGTGATGAGCGGATCACGCCGGAATTGTGGGACGAGATTGAGACAGCGATTCAGAATTCAGAGTTTGAAGGCTATTACCTGAATCGTAGAGTGTTCTTTCTAGGTCAATGGATTCGCTACGGTGGCAAATATCCAGACTGGAATTTGAGACTTTTCAAACACAAGCAAGGACGCTACGAAAATCTCAGCACCGAAGCGATTCGGAACACTGGAGATAACGAAGTTCATGAACACGTCGTGATGTCGGGCAAAGTTGGCTATCTGAAAAACGATATGCTGCACATCGACTTCAAGGATTTGTATCACTGGTTAGAACGGCACAATCGCTACTCAAATTGGGAAGCTCAGGTGTATCTCAACTTGCTTACAGGCAAAGGCGATCACGGCACGATCGGTGCTGATTTGTTCGGGGATTCAGTGCAGCGCAAGCGGTTCTTGAAACGGATTTGGGTGAGATTGCCGTTCAAGCCAACATTGCGATTTTTATTAGCGTACGTGTTTCGGTTGGGATTCCTCGACGGCAGAGCGGGCTATATCTATGCTCGTCTGCTGAGTCAGTACGAATTTCAGATTGGGGTGAAATTGTACGAGTTGCAGCAGTTCGGCGGCACGTTGAACACTCCAAAACCGATGACTCCTCAAGCGATCGTACAACCAGAATCATGA
- a CDS encoding glycosyltransferase family 4 protein has product MRVLIYSYNYHPEPIGIAPLMTELAEGLVRRGHQVRVITGMPNYPQRQIYEGYRGKLYTTEERNGVTIQRSYMWVKPKPSLIDRVLLDSSFVFTSFFQALKGWRPDVILLTVPPLPVCVPAALLSWLHNCPIVLNVQDILPEAAVHVGLLKSKTMIRVFEALEKFAYRTAHTISVIADGFVENLENKGVPSNKLACIPNWVDTGFIRPMSKEDNAFRTENGLDGKFVVLYAGNIALTQGLETVIEAAAKVRHIPEIAFAIVGEPKAIEQLKKHCERLGADNVKLLPFQPREKLPEMLAAADVGLIVQKRNVVSFNMPSKTQVLLASGRAVIASVPSTGSAAKAIEKSRGGVVVEPENPEALADQILELYQNPELATRLGKQGRQYAIERYSFEQALTQYETLFEKVANTPAVKPAYRFSVDKSSS; this is encoded by the coding sequence ATGCGTGTTTTGATCTATTCCTATAACTATCATCCAGAACCGATAGGCATCGCGCCTTTAATGACAGAACTTGCTGAAGGGCTAGTCAGACGGGGGCATCAAGTCAGAGTCATCACCGGAATGCCGAACTATCCACAACGCCAGATCTACGAAGGATATCGCGGCAAGCTCTACACCACTGAAGAACGCAACGGCGTAACAATTCAGCGCAGTTATATGTGGGTTAAACCGAAACCGAGTTTGATCGATCGAGTTCTATTAGACAGCAGTTTTGTTTTTACCAGTTTCTTTCAAGCGCTGAAAGGTTGGCGACCGGATGTAATTTTACTCACGGTTCCGCCGCTCCCGGTTTGCGTTCCTGCCGCTCTTCTAAGCTGGTTGCACAATTGCCCGATCGTGCTTAATGTCCAAGATATTCTTCCTGAAGCAGCAGTTCACGTCGGATTGCTGAAGAGTAAGACGATGATTCGAGTGTTTGAAGCATTGGAGAAGTTTGCTTACAGAACGGCTCATACGATTAGTGTGATTGCAGATGGCTTTGTCGAAAATCTAGAAAACAAGGGTGTACCCTCGAATAAATTGGCTTGTATTCCAAACTGGGTCGATACAGGCTTCATTCGTCCAATGTCCAAGGAAGACAATGCGTTTCGGACAGAGAACGGGCTAGATGGAAAATTTGTCGTGCTTTATGCGGGGAATATTGCCCTCACACAAGGCTTAGAGACGGTGATCGAGGCGGCTGCAAAGGTGCGACATATTCCAGAGATTGCATTTGCGATCGTGGGAGAGCCGAAAGCGATCGAGCAGTTAAAAAAACACTGTGAACGACTCGGCGCGGACAATGTGAAACTTTTACCATTCCAACCTCGCGAGAAATTGCCTGAAATGTTAGCGGCGGCGGATGTGGGCTTGATTGTGCAGAAGCGAAATGTCGTTTCGTTTAATATGCCGTCAAAAACTCAGGTCTTGCTTGCCAGCGGTCGGGCTGTAATTGCATCAGTTCCGAGTACTGGAAGTGCGGCGAAAGCGATCGAGAAAAGTCGCGGTGGCGTTGTGGTTGAGCCAGAAAATCCAGAAGCGTTAGCCGATCAGATCTTGGAACTGTATCAGAATCCAGAATTAGCGACCCGACTGGGAAAACAAGGAAGACAGTATGCGATCGAGCGCTATTCATTCGAGCAGGCATTAACGCAGTATGAAACCTTGTTCGAGAAAGTGGCGAACACTCCAGCGGTCAAGCCTGCTTATCGATTCAGTGTGGATAAGTCGAGTAGTTAA
- a CDS encoding Uma2 family endonuclease — protein sequence MVSNLQETVVYPDSDGKLMSDNTKQFRWIVEIKQNLDWLFADDPTVFVAGDLLWYPIEGRPDIRNAPDVMVVFGRPKGDRGSYQQWREENIPPQVVFEILSPGNTKTEMEKKLLFYDRHRIQEYYIYDPDTNALSGWQRTEDGLDAIADMTNWTSPRLGVRFDPSHEELQIYYPDGTRFRSFNEINESLERERQRVEDLEATLQQYRERFGELPN from the coding sequence ATGGTTTCCAATCTGCAAGAAACCGTCGTTTATCCGGACAGTGACGGGAAATTAATGTCAGATAATACCAAGCAGTTTCGTTGGATTGTTGAGATTAAACAGAATTTAGATTGGCTATTTGCTGATGACCCGACAGTTTTTGTTGCAGGGGATTTACTGTGGTATCCGATCGAAGGTCGTCCTGATATCCGAAATGCTCCGGATGTGATGGTGGTGTTTGGTAGACCCAAAGGAGATCGCGGCTCTTATCAGCAATGGAGAGAAGAAAATATCCCGCCTCAAGTGGTGTTCGAGATTCTGTCTCCAGGAAACACAAAGACGGAGATGGAAAAAAAACTCTTATTCTACGATCGCCATCGAATTCAGGAGTACTACATTTACGACCCGGATACGAACGCGCTGAGTGGTTGGCAGAGAACTGAAGATGGACTGGATGCGATCGCAGATATGACAAATTGGACAAGTCCACGCCTAGGAGTTCGCTTTGATCCTTCGCATGAGGAATTACAAATTTATTATCCGGATGGAACTCGATTTCGTTCTTTTAATGAAATAAACGAATCGTTAGAGCGAGAACGCCAAAGAGTAGAAGATTTAGAGGCGACCTTACAGCAATACCGAGAGCGTTTCGGAGAATTACCAAATTGA
- a CDS encoding NAD(P)-dependent oxidoreductase: MAKIGFIGTGLMGLPMAQRLIDAGHSVTAYNRTAAKLESLTGAVIASSASEAITASECVVLMLTNAQAIQETLLADSSVLRDRTVIQMSTIAPDESQSIRDQVIAAGGTYLEAPVLGSIPEARSGKLIVMVGAEPEQFEKWRSLLQIFGENPVLLGSVGSAATVKLALNQLIGSLTSAFAASLGLVLRQNVDVEAFMKILRQSALYAPTFDKKLQRMIDRDFENPNFPTKHLQKDIGLFIEAARSSNLETASVEGVQEILNQAISENLSDLDYAALFAIVCPIDSNKKNL; encoded by the coding sequence ATGGCAAAGATTGGATTTATCGGCACCGGATTGATGGGCTTACCGATGGCGCAACGCCTAATCGATGCTGGTCATTCTGTCACCGCTTACAATCGCACCGCTGCAAAATTAGAATCCTTGACTGGAGCCGTGATTGCTTCTTCTGCTTCGGAAGCGATCACGGCTTCTGAGTGTGTAGTCCTGATGCTCACGAACGCTCAGGCAATTCAAGAAACGCTGCTTGCTGATTCGTCCGTTTTACGCGATCGCACTGTGATTCAAATGAGTACGATCGCGCCTGATGAAAGCCAATCGATTCGGGATCAAGTCATCGCCGCTGGTGGAACTTATCTCGAAGCTCCGGTGCTAGGCAGTATTCCCGAAGCGCGATCGGGAAAATTGATCGTGATGGTTGGGGCAGAACCCGAACAGTTTGAAAAATGGCGATCACTTCTGCAAATATTCGGAGAAAATCCAGTTTTACTAGGTTCAGTCGGTTCCGCTGCGACTGTGAAGCTGGCGTTAAATCAATTGATTGGATCGTTAACAAGTGCGTTTGCTGCGAGTCTTGGATTAGTGCTGCGTCAGAATGTTGATGTTGAAGCATTCATGAAGATTCTGCGGCAAAGTGCATTGTATGCACCGACTTTTGACAAGAAATTACAAAGAATGATCGATCGAGATTTTGAAAATCCGAATTTTCCGACAAAGCACTTACAAAAAGACATTGGATTATTTATTGAAGCGGCGCGATCGTCAAATCTTGAAACCGCATCAGTTGAGGGAGTTCAAGAAATCTTAAACCAGGCAATTTCCGAGAATTTATCAGATCTTGACTATGCAGCTTTATTTGCGATCGTTTGTCCTATTGATAGCAACAAAAAGAATCTTTAA
- a CDS encoding Hpt domain-containing protein encodes MQSVKQQQILGYFIEEAKEHLDTIEQGLVDLAATMADSERVNELFRAAHSVKGGAAMLGFDGIQRTAHHFEDCFKILKEHPVKIDQRLEDLFLKGFDTLKELIEALQSPFGLREEDAQQAVSEAEPTFRELQSYLNKLIAGKSTASRSASSQNAATQITAVLKAMLQLFKQGDSQKSRQQLVALCNRLIQISSTTPTWVSLLQTAQRAIANPRNTYATLAPIVIKNLKQASDLLLTGSANKIAVSANLKNLVNPPAQPAKSPSAPTTKQQISIPLEPRAAARSLLESFNKSELIEIADFIMKAIQ; translated from the coding sequence GTGCAATCTGTTAAGCAACAGCAAATTCTCGGCTATTTCATCGAAGAAGCGAAAGAACATCTGGACACGATCGAGCAAGGCTTAGTCGATCTAGCAGCAACGATGGCAGATTCTGAGCGCGTGAACGAACTGTTTCGAGCGGCTCACTCGGTTAAAGGTGGCGCTGCAATGCTCGGTTTTGATGGCATTCAAAGAACCGCGCACCATTTCGAGGATTGCTTCAAAATTCTCAAAGAGCATCCTGTTAAGATTGATCAGCGGTTAGAAGATCTATTTCTCAAAGGCTTCGACACGCTGAAAGAATTGATCGAAGCGCTTCAAAGTCCCTTTGGCTTACGAGAAGAAGATGCCCAACAAGCGGTTTCCGAGGCAGAACCAACCTTCCGAGAGCTGCAATCCTATCTCAACAAGCTGATTGCAGGAAAAAGCACTGCTTCAAGATCTGCTTCTTCTCAGAATGCTGCTACCCAAATCACAGCCGTTCTCAAGGCGATGCTGCAACTCTTCAAACAGGGTGATTCTCAAAAAAGTCGGCAGCAACTAGTCGCGCTCTGCAATCGATTGATCCAAATCAGCAGCACCACACCAACCTGGGTGTCACTCCTGCAAACGGCGCAAAGAGCGATCGCGAATCCCAGAAATACTTACGCAACTCTTGCGCCGATCGTCATCAAAAATCTCAAACAAGCGAGCGATCTTCTTCTCACCGGAAGCGCAAACAAGATCGCCGTCAGCGCAAATCTGAAAAATCTGGTGAATCCGCCTGCACAGCCTGCAAAATCTCCATCTGCACCTACCACTAAACAGCAAATTTCGATTCCGCTTGAACCGAGAGCGGCTGCCCGATCGCTCCTCGAATCCTTTAATAAATCGGAGTTGATTGAAATTGCCGACTTCATTATGAAAGCGATCCAATAG
- a CDS encoding type IV pilin-like G/H family protein — protein sequence MEQSNLLELAKQGEPNAIAALMNAVLSPKGITAHAGMDEDCLCIFLESQKPLNQETLVAFIQKGLLELGNDSIRSVRAQGKRIGEEGVAWTREFTVRSTEPTSRVATLTPPAEIEAHEEEIVEEHLEEEVEEEPLSFRGWLKTRWRVYAIPVVLVVIGGFIAGGTTAFWSTAKSQSQSDANPVVNASPDGALEKQKEAEVYLKAMTAAQQKFYQQNNRFANSLEELERSANIISQSYSYAYRLRVGKDSVITAIPREADLQSYVGVVTVTASGTESLICRSLKPSVQAPEKPPLAKGSRKLACPARSQKL from the coding sequence ATGGAACAGTCCAATCTCTTAGAACTCGCCAAGCAGGGTGAACCAAATGCGATCGCTGCTTTGATGAATGCGGTGTTGTCCCCGAAAGGTATCACGGCGCATGCGGGAATGGATGAGGACTGTTTGTGTATCTTTCTAGAGTCGCAAAAGCCGCTGAATCAAGAAACGCTAGTGGCGTTTATTCAGAAAGGGTTATTGGAATTAGGAAATGACTCGATTCGATCCGTTCGAGCGCAAGGGAAACGCATCGGGGAAGAAGGCGTTGCTTGGACACGGGAATTTACAGTGCGATCGACGGAACCCACTTCACGAGTAGCAACCCTAACTCCTCCGGCTGAAATTGAAGCGCATGAAGAAGAAATCGTAGAAGAGCATCTCGAAGAGGAAGTTGAGGAAGAGCCGCTATCGTTCCGAGGATGGCTAAAAACTCGGTGGCGCGTTTATGCGATTCCAGTGGTGTTGGTCGTGATTGGTGGCTTTATCGCAGGTGGAACAACTGCTTTTTGGTCAACGGCAAAAAGTCAGTCTCAGAGCGATGCGAATCCTGTGGTGAACGCCTCTCCGGATGGTGCCCTTGAAAAACAAAAAGAGGCAGAGGTTTATCTCAAGGCAATGACCGCTGCACAACAGAAGTTTTATCAGCAGAATAATCGCTTTGCGAACAGTTTAGAAGAGCTGGAGCGATCGGCAAATATCATTTCTCAAAGCTATAGCTATGCGTACCGATTACGAGTTGGAAAGGATTCGGTGATCACAGCAATTCCAAGAGAGGCAGATCTTCAGAGTTATGTTGGCGTAGTAACAGTGACTGCATCGGGGACAGAGAGCTTGATCTGTCGATCTTTGAAACCTTCTGTTCAAGCTCCTGAGAAACCGCCATTGGCGAAGGGCAGCAGGAAATTGGCTTGTCCGGCTCGATCGCAGAAACTTTAG
- the map gene encoding type I methionyl aminopeptidase, translated as MNILTNLLPTPKKRRTVEIKSEHEIETMRQASRIVATVLKEISELVRPGMTTWDLDVHAEKRIREMGATPSFKGYHGFPASICSSINHEVVHGIPNKKKTIRTGDVLKVDTGAFYEGFHGDSCVTIAVGEVSPDAAKLIHVAEQALYKGIEQVRAGAFLLDLAGAIQDYVESNGCKVVEDFTGHGVGRNLHEEPSVFNFRTYQMPNVKLKAGMTLAIEPIVNAGSKNTRILPDRWTAVTVDRSLSAQFEHTVLVTETGYEILTDRTKL; from the coding sequence ATGAACATTCTGACCAACCTTCTACCGACTCCCAAAAAACGTCGCACCGTTGAAATTAAATCTGAGCACGAGATCGAGACGATGCGGCAGGCTTCTCGCATTGTTGCCACTGTACTAAAAGAGATTTCCGAACTTGTTAGACCCGGAATGACGACTTGGGACCTGGATGTTCACGCCGAAAAGCGGATCCGCGAAATGGGTGCAACACCGAGCTTTAAGGGCTATCACGGCTTTCCCGCCTCGATTTGTTCTAGCATCAATCACGAAGTCGTTCACGGCATTCCGAATAAGAAGAAGACCATTCGTACGGGTGACGTGCTGAAAGTAGATACGGGCGCATTCTATGAAGGGTTTCATGGCGACTCCTGTGTCACGATCGCAGTCGGTGAAGTTTCTCCCGATGCCGCAAAACTGATTCACGTTGCCGAACAAGCGCTTTATAAGGGCATTGAGCAAGTTCGAGCAGGTGCATTTTTATTAGATCTTGCTGGTGCAATTCAAGATTATGTCGAATCCAACGGCTGCAAGGTGGTAGAAGATTTCACGGGTCACGGAGTTGGACGGAATTTGCACGAGGAACCGTCTGTGTTTAACTTCAGAACTTATCAGATGCCGAATGTGAAACTAAAAGCGGGAATGACATTAGCGATCGAGCCGATCGTTAATGCTGGCTCAAAAAATACGCGAATTTTGCCCGATCGCTGGACAGCGGTGACCGTAGATCGATCGCTTTCCGCTCAGTTTGAACACACGGTGTTAGTGACTGAAACTGGATATGAAATCTTGACCGATCGCACAAAACTCTAA
- a CDS encoding GNAT family N-acetyltransferase yields MQYKDFLIRNWQRSDREAAFNLIGSVLAEYDLKQEPEGANRDVLEVEEFYQKKNGEFWVIERNHQLVGTGAYYPISRGQNAVEIRKMYLLPEARGVGLGKVLLNQLEDVIAKKGFEQIWIETASVLKEAVQLYERAGYQPSTGVETLRCDRVYVKYLV; encoded by the coding sequence ATGCAGTATAAAGATTTTCTGATTCGTAATTGGCAACGGTCAGATCGGGAGGCTGCCTTCAATCTGATTGGATCTGTGCTGGCTGAATACGATTTGAAACAAGAACCCGAAGGAGCCAATCGCGATGTTCTGGAAGTTGAAGAGTTTTATCAAAAGAAAAACGGCGAATTTTGGGTGATTGAGCGTAATCATCAACTGGTTGGAACTGGAGCCTATTATCCGATTTCACGCGGTCAGAACGCAGTTGAAATTCGCAAAATGTATTTGCTGCCTGAAGCGCGAGGCGTTGGACTCGGAAAAGTTTTGTTGAATCAGTTGGAAGATGTGATCGCTAAAAAAGGCTTTGAGCAAATCTGGATCGAAACTGCAAGCGTTCTCAAAGAAGCAGTTCAACTCTATGAACGTGCCGGATATCAGCCGAGTACTGGAGTAGAAACATTGAGATGCGATCGAGTTTATGTAAAATACTTGGTCTAA
- a CDS encoding tRNA-(ms[2]io[6]A)-hydroxylase, with the protein MVSSFATIRFLQQPTSEAWVNQAVANLDTILLDHSHCERKAAGVALNLMFRYPSSAKLVRSLTAIAQEELEHFEQVNQILERRSIPLAPLAAPPYGASLNKQIRREEPDRMLDSLLVSGLIEARSHERLGLLAQHCDDQELAKFYRALMASEARHYGMYWTLADTYFERSQVNQRLEELGAIESEILSTLYPQPRIHS; encoded by the coding sequence GTGGTTTCTTCTTTTGCGACGATTCGCTTTCTTCAACAGCCTACTTCTGAAGCTTGGGTCAATCAGGCAGTGGCAAACCTAGATACGATTTTGCTTGATCATTCTCACTGTGAGCGAAAAGCCGCAGGAGTCGCACTTAATCTAATGTTTCGTTATCCATCTAGCGCGAAATTAGTTCGATCGTTAACCGCGATCGCGCAAGAAGAGTTAGAACACTTTGAGCAAGTAAACCAGATTTTAGAGCGTCGGTCTATCCCTCTCGCGCCACTTGCCGCACCTCCGTACGGTGCGAGTCTCAATAAACAAATTCGACGTGAAGAACCCGATCGTATGTTGGATTCATTGTTAGTTTCAGGATTGATTGAAGCCCGGAGCCACGAGCGTTTAGGATTACTAGCGCAACATTGCGACGATCAAGAATTGGCAAAATTTTACCGGGCATTGATGGCATCCGAAGCGCGGCATTATGGCATGTATTGGACACTGGCGGATACTTATTTTGAGCGATCGCAGGTCAATCAACGCTTAGAAGAATTAGGCGCGATCGAAAGCGAAATCCTCTCCACGCTTTATCCTCAACCGAGAATTCATAGCTAA